From one Vanacampus margaritifer isolate UIUO_Vmar chromosome 12, RoL_Vmar_1.0, whole genome shotgun sequence genomic stretch:
- the mad2l1bp gene encoding MAD2L1-binding protein, giving the protein MKNPSPSTKQFDEVEVTVAPRVQNVPDDSYSHGFSQEIVGEADRKTVVGEKESKSSEHELRASQDRVNSAENNDNITVSSSNLLEDKQERDCSVTAGKQQLNTAAESDAEMVRRAKEDGIVSVFFPGTVTQEGCCRFVSEILKCILYQRQQLPMTYDQLVYSQKKWQDSKDKDVVCGRQVNLADANRRKCQKTLQDLEEVLHQLEVLFSLSKVPRVLLLMGGSLILPKEIYEINLDALQLGSGDQCLRVSSCLTQLFRTLFVADLLSDSRPAHLMPTTVLALAHRDCGVGWFHPKLKFKVPTSVKKQMIALCTDLVSFGNESTEIVDCREYVWFQAPTTIKGFRN; this is encoded by the exons ATGAAGAACCCGTCCCCGTCTACAAAACAGTTTGATGAAGTGGAAGTGACTGTAGCGCCAAGAGTACAGAATGTTCCGGACGATTCATATTCACACGGATTTTCGCAAGAAATTGTCGGCGAGGCTGATCGTAAAACGGTAGTGGGCGAAAAAGAGTCAAAAAGTTCAGAACACGAGTTAAGAGCAAGCCAGGATCGTGTTAACAGCGCCGAAAATAATGATAACATCACCGTGTCTTCAAGCAACTTGCTTG AAGACAAGCAAGAGCGAGACTGCAGCGTGACAGCCGGTAAACAACAGTTGAACACAGCAGCTGAGAGTGACGCAGAGATGGTGAGAAGGGCCAAGGAGGACGGAATTGTCAGCGTGTTCTTCCCGGGAACCGTGACTCAGGAAGGCTGCTGCCGCTTTGTCAGCGAAATCCTCAAGTGTATTTTGTATCAGAGGCAACAACTCCCCATGACCTATGACCAACTAGTGTACTCCCAGAAGAAATGGCAAGACTCAAAA gATAAAGATGTTGTTTGTGGGAGGCAAGTCAATTTAGCAGATGCAAACCGACGTAAGTGTCAGAAGACACTCCAGGACCTGGAGGAGGTTCTGCATCAGCTGGAGGTGCTTTTCTCCCTTAGTAAGGTACCACGAGTTCTGCTGCTCATGGGTGGCTCACTCATCCTCCCCAAAGAGATATACGAGATCAACCTGGATGCCCTGCAATTGGGAAGTGGCGATCAATGCCTACGGGTATCGTCATGTTTAACACAACTCTTCCGCACACTTTTTGTAGCTGACCTTTTGTCTGATAGTAGACCAGCCCATTTAATGCCCACCACAGTCTTGGCACTGGCCCACAGGGACTGCGGGGTAGGTTGGTTCCACCCTAAACTCAAATTTAAAGTACCAACTTctgtcaaaaaacaaatgattgccCTCTGTACGGATCTGGTCAGTTTCGGGAACGAAAGCACAGAAATAGTGGACTGTAGGGAATATGTGTGGTTCCAAGCACCTACGACCATCAAAGGCTTTCGTAACTGA
- the ephx5 gene encoding epoxide hydrolase 1: protein MQSVHSLKDSFLSLDAFHKQIVIGTAVAAGVALLYIQHRRCHNKVQTIPLGEGWWGAGEKPQSEDDKIYSFEVQTSDDEIKELQERLDKTRYADPLEDAAFEYGFNSAYLKQVVSYWRHEFDWNKQVAVLNMYPHFKTKIEGIDVHFIHVRPTPKKNQKVVPLMIVHGWPGSFFEFYKILPLLTESHNDLAFEVICPSIPGYGFSEAPHKQGFDSLAAARIFLKLMERLGFLQFYLQGGDWGSLITMNMAQMKPQCVKGLHLNMFIAKKGFKVMLSLLIGPYLPFLVGLTLEDVRRLFPFFEKHVWNVLRESGYLHIQATKPDTVGCGVNDSPVGLAAYILEKFSTATNIENIRLEDGGLERKFSLDDLLTNIMIYWTTGSIVSSMRFYKENLKTNIDNRIDSKTRIFVPTGLAAFPGEVMHCPKSWAHLRFNNIVSYTMMPQGGHFAAFEEPQLLVSDIFQFVRKVEL from the exons ATGCAAAGCGTACATTCTTTGAA AGACTCCTTCCTGAGTTTGGATGCTTTCCACAAGCAGATTGTGATCGGAACAGCGGTGGCAGCAGGAGTTGCCTTGCTGTACATCCAACACAGAAGATGTCACAACAAAGTTCAAACTATTCCTCTAGGCGAAGGGTGGTGGGGAGCAGGCGAAAAACCACAATCAGAAGATGACAAGATATATTCTTTTGAGGTGCAAACATCAGATGATGAAATCAAG GAGCTTCAAGAGCGCCTCGACAAAACTCGTTACGCTGACCCTTTGGAAGATGCTGCCTTCGAGTATGGATTCAATTCAGCTTATCTTAAACAAGTGGTTTCCTATTGGAGACACGAGTTTGACTGGAACAAACAAGTGGCAGTCCTGAACATGTATCCACActtcaaaactaaaattgaag GAATAGATGTGCACTTTATCCATGTGCGGCCAACTCCCAAAAAGAATCAAAAGGTCGTCCCGCTTATGATTGTTCATGGTTGGCCAGGCTCCTTCTTTGAATTCTACAAGATCCTGCCACTTCTCACAGAGAGCCACAATGATCTCGCTTTTGAGGTCATATGCCCGTCTATACCTGGATATGGTTTCTCTGAGGCCCCTCATAAACAAG GTTTCGACTCTCTTGCTGCTGCCAGAATTTTCCTGAAGCTAATGGAGCGTTTAGGGTTCTTGCAGTTCTATTTGCAGGGAGGAGACTGGGGCTCTCTCATCACCATGAATATGGCACAGATGAAACCTCA GTGTGTGAAAGGTCTCCACTTAAATATGTTTATAGCGAAGAAAGGGTTTAAAGTGATGCTGTCTCTCCTGATTGGCCCTTATCTGCCCTTCTTGGTGGGCTTGACTCTGGAAGATGTCCGCCGCTTGTTCCCATTCTTTGAAAAGCACGTGTGGAACGTCTTGAGGGAATCAGGCTACTTGCACATTCAGGCTACCAAACCAGACACCGTAG GCTGTGGAGTGAATGACTCTCCTGTAGGCTTGGCTGCTTACATTCTGGAGAAGTTCTCCACCGCGACTAACATTGAGAACATACGCCTGGAGGACGGTGGGCTGGAAAG GAAATTTAGCCTGGATGATCTCCtaacaaatatcatgatctacTGGACCACAGGCTCCATTGTCTCGTCCATGCGCTTCTACAAAGAGAACCTTAAGACTAATATTGACAACAGGATTGATTCAAA GACAAGAATATTTGTGCCGACTGGATTGGCTGCCTTCCCTGGAGAAGTGATGCACTGCCCGAAATCGTGGGCCCATCTTAGATTTAATAACATTGTCTCATACACAATGATGCCTCAAGGTGGTCACTTTGCTGCCTTTGAGGAGCCTCAGCTGCTTGTCAGTGATATATTCCAGTTTGTTAGAAAGGTCGAACTTTGA